One genomic segment of Hevea brasiliensis isolate MT/VB/25A 57/8 chromosome 3, ASM3005281v1, whole genome shotgun sequence includes these proteins:
- the LOC110647966 gene encoding UDP-glycosyltransferase 73C1 has protein sequence MDSESHQLHFLLFPFMAQGHMIPMMDIARLLAHHGMIVTVITTPLNAKRFTPTLSRAVESGLRIQFIELQFPGEEAGLPKDCENLDMLPSLGSALEFFLSTSRLLEPVQRLLEELKPRPNCIISDMCLPYTAQVAKKLGVPRIAFNGFCCFSMLCVHCVYSSGILESVKAKSEYFVIPGLPHHIELTKEQLPEAALPNAGAIHVQLEEAEKLTYGILINSFEELEAACVREYKKVKRDKVWCIGPVSLYNKNSLDKVQRGNKASIEESECFKWLDSKQPGSVIYVCFGSLCNLLTSQLIELGLGLEASNRPFIWVLRGEGKSNEIEEWIVDGGFEERTKERGLIIGGWAPQVLILSHPAIGGFLTHCGWNSTLEGICAGTPMVTWPLFADQFCNERLVVDVLKTGVKVGTEVTVRWGKEELVGVLVKREAVARAIERLMDEGEVAEERRKRAKEFSIMAKNSMEEDGSSYLNMELLIQDILQQKC, from the coding sequence ATGGATTCCGAGTCCCACCAACTGCACTTTCTCTTGTTTCCTTTCATGGCCCAAGGCCACATGATTCCTATGATGGACATAGCTAGATTATTAGCTCATCATGGAATGATTGTTACAGTAATCACTACACCACTGAATGCAAAGCGTTTCACACCAACCCTTTCTCGTGCTGTGGAATCTGGACTCAGAATTCAGTTTATTGAACTCCAATTTCCTGGAGAAGAAGCAGGATTACCTAAAGATTGCGAGAATCTTGACATGCTTCCTTCATTGGGTTCGGCCCTTGAGTTCTTCTTGTCAACCTCCCGGCTTCTGGAGCCAGTCCAAAGATTGCTTGAAGAGCTAAAGCCAAGGCCTAATTGCATAATTTCTGATATGTGTTTGCCATACACTGCTCAGGTTGCTAAGAAGCTTGGTGTTCCAAGAATAGCTTTCAACGGCTTTTGTTGCTTTTCTATGCTATGCGTGCACTGCGTTTACAGTTCCGGGATACTTGAGAGTGTAAAAGCTAAGTCCGAATACTTTGTTATTCCTGGATTGCCTCATCATATTGAATTAACAAAAGAGCAGCTCCCAGAAGCTGCGCTTCCAAACGCGGGTGCGATTCATGTGCAATTGGAAGAAGCTGAAAAGCTGACATATGGGATTCTTATTAATTCCTTCGAAGAGTTGGAGGCAGCATGTGTCCGAGAATACAAGAAGGTAAAGAGGGATAAAGTTTGGTGCATTGGTCCGGTTTCATTATACAACAAGAACAGCTTGGATAAGGTTCAGAGAGGGAATAAGGCCTCAATTGAAGAATCTGAATGCTTCAAGTGGCTTGATTCAAAGCAACCAGGGTCTGTAATATACGTATGCTTTGGTAGCCTTTGCAATTTATTGACTTCACAACTGATAGAGCTTGGTCTAGGCTTAGAAGCGTCAAACAGACCTTTCATTTGGGTTTTAAGAGGAGAGGGAAAGTCAAACGAAATAGAAGAGTGGATTGTAGATGGTGGTTTTGAGGAAAGGACCAAAGAGAGAGGTCTTATAATTGGAGGTTGGGCACCACAAGTATTAATACTGTCACACCCTGCAATTGGGGGGTTCTTAACACATTGTGGATGGAACTCAACGCTAGAAGGGATATGTGCTGGTACACCGATGGTTACATGGCCACTTTTTGCAGATCAGTTCTGCAATGAGAGGCTAGTTGTGGACGTGCTGAAGACTGGTGTAAAGGTTGGGACAGAGGTTACTGTGAGATGGGGAAAGGAAGAGCTGGTTGGAGTTTTGGTGAAAAGGGAAGCTGTTGCAAGGGCTATAGAAAGGTTGATGGATGAAGGAGAGGTGGCtgaggaaagaagaaaaagagcgAAAGAGTTTAGCATCATGGCAAAAAATTCAATGGAGGAAGATGGGTCTTCTTATCTCAATATGGAACTACTAATACAAGATATCCTGCAACAGAAATGTTGA
- the LOC110647975 gene encoding DEAD-box ATP-dependent RNA helicase 38, with translation MAGATEATASAETDSVTPASAVGSNIELENKPQTEEIKRWGDVVDDEEQPSDTVSSSEDKVVEELKVDKLSIDDTKKINKFLDDPEDSSIQAVTSGDTPYASASTFEDLNLSPELLKGLYVEMKFQKPSKIQAISLPMILTAPYKDLIAQAHNGSGKTTCFVLGMLSRVNPDVKRPQALCICPTRELSIQNLEVLQKMGKYTGISSECAVPMESANNDRSRSRPPIFAQVVIGTPGTIKRLMSQKKLSVIDMRVLVFDEADHMLAKDGFQDDSLRIMKDIERFNAQCQVLLFSATFDETVKNFVSMIVKKDHNQLFVKKEELSLDSVKQYKVYCPDEMVKILVIKDRILELGENLGQTIIFVNTKRSAAMLHKALVDLGYEVTTIHGALTHEDRDKIVKEFKDGLTQVLISTDLLARGFDQQQVNLVINYDLPVKYETPSEPHYEVYLHRIGRAGRFGRKGAVFNFVMTDRDEMIMGKIEKYFGTQVKKVPSWNSEEDFKIALKEAGLL, from the exons ATGGCGGGTGCTACGGAAGCCACTGCCAGTGCGGAGACGGATAGCGTAACACCTGCGTCTGCTGTCGGGAGTAATATAGAGCTAGAAAACAAGCCACAAACGGAGGAAATAAAGCGATGGGGTGATGTAGTGGACGATGAGGAGCAACCGAGCGATACTGTCTCATCATCAGAGGATAAAGTCGTTGAAGAACTTAAAGTGGATAAATTATCGATTGATGATACCAAAAAGATAAACAAATTCCTCGATGACCCTGAAGATTCTAGCATCCAAGCT GTTACATCTGGTGATACCCCATATGCATCAGCAAGTACATTTGAAGATTTGAACCTGTCACCCGAGCTGTTGAAGGGATTGTATGTGGAGATGAAATTCCAGAAACCTAGCAAAATTCAAGCCATAAGTCTTCCTATGATCTTGACTGCTCCATACAAAGATTTGATAGCTCAGGCACATAATGGTTCTGGTAAGACCACTTGTTTTGTGCTCGGCATGTTGAGTCGCGTCAATCCAGATGTGAAAAGACCTCAGGCACTTTGCATTTGTCCTACAAGGGAGTTGTCTATTCAG AATTTGGAGGTTCTTCAAAAGATGGGAAAGTACACTGGAATCAGTTCAGAATGTGCTGTGCCAATGGAAAGTGCAAACAATGATAGATCTAGAAGTCGGCCACCAATATTTGCACAAGTAGTTATTGGCACCCCTGGTACAATAAAGAGATTAATGTCACAGAAGAAATTAAGTGTTATTGATATGAGAGTTCTTGTTTTTGATGAGGCTGATCACATGCTGGCCAAG GATGGATTTCAAGATGATTCCTTGAGGATAATGAAGGATATTGAAAGATTCAATGCTCAATGCCAG GTTCTTTTGTTTTCTGCGACGTTTGATGAGACTGTCAAGAATTTTGTATCAATGATTGTGAAGAAAGATCACAATCAACTCTTTGTGAAGAAAGAAGAACTATCATTAGATTCTGTGAAGCAATACAAGGTATACTGTCCTGATGAGATGGTCAAAATTCTAGTAATTAAAGACAGAATCCTTGAACTAGGAGAGAACCTCGGACAGACAATTATATTTGTGAACACAAAACGTAGTGCGGCTATGTTGCATAAGGCACTTGTTGACTTGGGTTATGAAGTGACCACCATTCATGGTGCACTCACTCATGAAGATCGAGACAAGATAGTCAAAGAGTTTAAAGATGGGTTGACTCAAGTTCTGATATCAACCGACCTTCTAGCCCGAGGCTTTGATCAACAGCAG GTTAATTTGGTTATCAATTATGATCTTCCAGTGAAATATGAGACTCCATCAGAGCCTCATTATGAGGTGTACTTGCATAGGATTGGTAGAGCAGGGCGTTTTGGCCGCAAAG GAGCTGTCTTCAACTTTGTGATGACTGATAGGGACGAGATGATCATGGGAAAAATTGAAAAGTATTTTGGGACCCAAGTAAAAAAG GTCCCATCCTGGAACAGTGAGGAGGATTTTAAGATAGCCCTGAAAGAAGCTGGGTTGCTGTAA
- the LOC110647627 gene encoding pistil-specific extensin-like protein: MAAMAMKLLAALLLVGCANLALAWDGAAGVIHVGGKVMCQDCTKGYNEWVNGDRPIKGCKVSLTCMDERRRVMYYNSDVTDKLGQFDMTVNKYINGKELKEKLCAVRLVSSPDPTCNILTDFAGGKSGVKLRQPTLIYRDMVKYVLGPFYFTSPMCDQPDTSESNYYHGSNY; the protein is encoded by the exons ATGGCTGCTATGGCAATGAAATTGCTGGCTGCATTACTCCTAGTGGGATGCGCCAATTTAGCTTTGGCTTGGGATGGAGCTGCTGGAGTGATACATGTGGGTGGCAAAGTAATGTGCCAGGATTGCACCAAGGGCTACAATGAATGGGTTAATGGTGATAGACCCATTAAAG GATGCAAGGTATCTCTTACATGCATGGATGAAAGAAGAAGAGTTATGTACTATAACAGTGATGTGACAGATAAGTTAGGGCAATTTGATATGACTGTGAACAAGTACATTAATGGGAAGGAGTTAAAGGAGAAGTTGTGTGCAGTGAGACTTGTATCATCTCCAGATCCTACCTGCAATATTCTCACTGACTTTGCTGGTGGAAAATCAGGGGTGAAGCTCAGGCAACCCACCTTGATTTATCGTGATATGGTTAAATATGtgcttggcccattttatttcacTAGTCCAATGTGTGATCAACCTGATACTAGTGAATCTAATTATTACCATGGAAGTAATTATTGA
- the LOC110647983 gene encoding vacuolar protein-sorting-associated protein 37 homolog 1 isoform X2 codes for MSDCRGSQEQQAQPHPQDAPSQSWYPPSVASSPNSSRPVTPSSSYGLQRPTDRPQSPSHVSPSEAAGVIALLKDKSVDELRRLLSDKDAYHQFLLSLDQVKIQNNIRDELRKETLQLARENLDKEPQIMELRNQCRIIRTTELAAAHEKLNELDKQKEEILRSCSLVSLLQRLQEGMNKTEEESETLHRQLLDREIELAAFIQKYKKLRTTYHRRALIHLAAKTSAG; via the exons ATGTCCGACTGTAGGGGTTCTCAGGAGCAGCAAGCTCAGCCACATCCACAAGATGCTCCTTCACAATCTTGGTACCCTCCATCTGTAGCGAGCTCCCCTAATTCCTCTCGCCCTGTAACACCAAGTAGTAGCTACGGTTTGCAACGACCTACAGATCGACCACAGTCTCCTTCACATGTGTCACCTTCTGAAGCAGCTGGAGTTATTGCCCTTTTGAAGGATAAAAG TGTTGATGAGCTTCGGAGGCTGTTGTCAGACAAGGATGCATACCATCAATTTTTACTTTCACTTGATCAGGTTAAAATTCAAAATAAT ATAAGGGATGAACTTCGCAAAGAAACTCTACAGCTGGCTA GGGAGAATTTGGACAAGGAGCCACAAATAATGGAGCTAAGGAACCAG TGCAGAATAATACGGACTACTGAGTTGGCTGCTGCCCATGAGAAATTAAATGAACTGGACAAACAGAAAGAAGAGATTTTGAGGTCCTGCTCCCTTGTATCCCTTCTCCAAAGGCTTCAAG AAGGAATGAATAAGACAGAAGAGGAATCTGAAACCCTACACAGACAACTTCTTGACAGGGAGATAGAACTAGCAGCTTTTATTCAGAAATACAAAAAACTCCGCACAACCTACCACAGACGAGCACTTATCCATCTTGCAGCAAAAACATCAGCTGGCtga
- the LOC110647983 gene encoding vacuolar protein-sorting-associated protein 37 homolog 1 isoform X1, translated as MKDSFQAMFKFWGSQEQQAQPHPQDAPSQSWYPPSVASSPNSSRPVTPSSSYGLQRPTDRPQSPSHVSPSEAAGVIALLKDKSVDELRRLLSDKDAYHQFLLSLDQVKIQNNIRDELRKETLQLARENLDKEPQIMELRNQCRIIRTTELAAAHEKLNELDKQKEEILRSCSLVSLLQRLQEGMNKTEEESETLHRQLLDREIELAAFIQKYKKLRTTYHRRALIHLAAKTSAG; from the exons ATGAAGGACTCCTTTCAAGCTATGTTCAAGTTCTG GGGTTCTCAGGAGCAGCAAGCTCAGCCACATCCACAAGATGCTCCTTCACAATCTTGGTACCCTCCATCTGTAGCGAGCTCCCCTAATTCCTCTCGCCCTGTAACACCAAGTAGTAGCTACGGTTTGCAACGACCTACAGATCGACCACAGTCTCCTTCACATGTGTCACCTTCTGAAGCAGCTGGAGTTATTGCCCTTTTGAAGGATAAAAG TGTTGATGAGCTTCGGAGGCTGTTGTCAGACAAGGATGCATACCATCAATTTTTACTTTCACTTGATCAGGTTAAAATTCAAAATAAT ATAAGGGATGAACTTCGCAAAGAAACTCTACAGCTGGCTA GGGAGAATTTGGACAAGGAGCCACAAATAATGGAGCTAAGGAACCAG TGCAGAATAATACGGACTACTGAGTTGGCTGCTGCCCATGAGAAATTAAATGAACTGGACAAACAGAAAGAAGAGATTTTGAGGTCCTGCTCCCTTGTATCCCTTCTCCAAAGGCTTCAAG AAGGAATGAATAAGACAGAAGAGGAATCTGAAACCCTACACAGACAACTTCTTGACAGGGAGATAGAACTAGCAGCTTTTATTCAGAAATACAAAAAACTCCGCACAACCTACCACAGACGAGCACTTATCCATCTTGCAGCAAAAACATCAGCTGGCtga
- the LOC110647634 gene encoding serine carboxypeptidase-like 51, translated as MEKHFLLSISLVFSFTLFHLSLASIGVTFDGSECWGYVEVRPKAHLFWWLYKSPYRVEDPSKPWPTVLWLQGGPGGSGVAFGNFLEIGPLDSNLKPRNSTWLHKADLLFVDSPVASGFSYVEDQTLVVRTDEEAATDLTTLLKELFNGNGTLQKSPLYIFAESYGGKFAVTLGISAFKAIEAGELKLQLGGVALGDSWISPEDFVFSWGPLLKDLSRMSSNGLNISNSLALKIQQQLAEGEYENATSTWSELENAILAYSNNVDFYNFMLDFDNDPVVGISKQRSKGHSRDRYSRYLEARYYRSPRARNLYGLMNGPIRKKLKIIPKNVTWGGQSGLVFQALLGDFMKPRIQEVDELLAKGIRVIIYNGQLDLICSTKGAEAWLNKLKWDGLKNFLSVDPTPLYCKGDNTTTKGFTSSYKNLSFYWILGAGHFVPVEQPCISLQMVGNVTQSPNNS; from the exons ATGGAGAAACACTTCCTTCTTTCGATTtcccttgtattttcttttacttTGTTTCATTTATCTCTGGCCTCCATTGGGGTAACCTTTGATGGGTCTGAATGTTGGGGCTATGTCGAAGTTCGACCTA AGGCACACCTGTTTTGGTGGCTTTATAAAAGCCCTTATAGAGTGGAAGATCCATCAAAACCATGGCCAACAGTTCTATGGCTCCAAGGAGGCCCA GGTGGCTCTGGTGTTGCATTTGGAAATTTCCTAGAGATAGGACCACTTGACAGCAATTTGAAGCCTAGGAATTCTACATGGCTTCACAAAGCAGATCTCTTATTTGTG GATAGTCCAGTGGCTTCAGGGTTTAGTTATGTAGAAGACCAGACCTTGGTGGTCAGGACTGATGAAGAAGCAGCAACTGATTTAACTACCTTATTGAAGGAGCTCTTCAATGGAAATGGGACCCTCCAGAAGAGTCCTTTGTATATATTTGCAGAGTCCTATGGAGGAAAATTTGCTGTCACTCTTGGAATTTCTGCTTTTAAAGCCATTGAAGCAGGGGAATTAAAGCTTCAACTGGGAG GAGTTGCTCTGGGAGATAGCTGGATTTCTCCTGAAGATTTTGTG TTTTCATGGGGACCTTTACTTAAAGACTTATCAAGAATGAGCAGCAATGGCTTAAACATCTCAAACAG TTTGGCTTTAAAGATTCAACAGCAGCTAGCCGAAGGCGAATATGAAAATGCTACATCAACGTGGAGTGAACTTGAGAATGCTATTCTAGCCTACAGTAACAATGTG GACTTCTATAACTTCATGCTTGATTTTGATAATGACCCGGTGGTGGGGATCTCCAAACAAAGATCAAAAGGACATTCAAGAGATAGGTACTCGAGATATCTTGAGGCAAGGTATTATCGATCACCTCGTGCTAGGAACCTTTATGGTTTGATGAATGGGCCTATCAGAAAGAAGCTGAAGATTATTCCAAAGAATGTCAC TTGGGGAGGACAAAGTGGCTTGGTTTTTCAGGCTTTACTTGGTGACTTCATGAAGCCTAGAATCCAAGAG GTTGATGAGCTCTTAGCCAAAGGTATAAGGGTGATCATATACAATGGCCAG CTTGATCTCATATGTTCAAccaaaggagcagaagcatggctTAATAAACTCAA ATGGGATGGCTTGAAAAATTTTCTGAGTGTGGATCCTACTCCTTTGTATTGCAAAGGTGATAACACAACCACCAAAGGGTTCACAAGCTCATACAAGAACTTGTCTTTCTATTGGATTCTGGGGGCTGGCCACTTT GTTCCAGTTGAGCAGCCCTGCATTTCTCTGCAGATGGTGGGGAATGTTACCCAATCGCCTAATAATTCTTAG